In one Geoglobus acetivorans genomic region, the following are encoded:
- a CDS encoding DUF5646 family protein — protein sequence MEKVSEKNVEHILRELERLKVEIQRLEAMIVPLKRDPDITDEEVAELLELAKDDNPENWIDAKELLSKTE from the coding sequence ATGGAGAAAGTCAGCGAAAAGAACGTTGAACACATCTTGAGAGAACTGGAGAGACTAAAGGTTGAGATCCAGAGGCTTGAGGCCATGATTGTTCCACTTAAGAGAGATCCGGACATAACAGACGAGGAAGTTGCGGAGCTGCTTGAGCTTGCCAAGGACGACAATCCGGAGAACTGGATTGACGCTAAGGAACTTCTCTCGAAGACTGAATGA
- a CDS encoding AbrB/MazE/SpoVT family DNA-binding domain-containing protein: MRVKVTRNYQVTIPAEVRRKINLRLGEVVDVTYDEKTGEIRIKKISEGRKTLKIGRKLTPEEIERLINRGMEDSL; this comes from the coding sequence ATGAGAGTAAAGGTTACGCGAAACTACCAGGTAACCATACCTGCAGAAGTAAGGAGAAAAATAAACCTCAGGCTTGGTGAGGTTGTCGATGTGACCTACGATGAAAAGACTGGTGAGATAAGGATAAAAAAGATTTCAGAAGGGCGAAAAACCCTGAAAATCGGAAGAAAGCTCACTCCAGAAGAGATTGAGAGGCTGATAAATAGAGGTATGGAAGATTCTCTATGA
- a CDS encoding PIN domain-containing protein, producing the protein MKAVIDTNVLIYDTFEDSIYHSQAKDLLDELEQWYIPAIVVHEYVWVLKSLGISPDDVLYKVEEILNHHKFRLLESTEYDILSALNVVVRENLSLSRYNDKVILSAAIRNRMGIATFDEKLRKQALFLGVDVLP; encoded by the coding sequence ATGAAGGCAGTCATAGATACAAATGTCCTCATTTACGACACGTTTGAAGACAGCATTTACCACTCTCAGGCAAAAGACCTGCTTGACGAGCTTGAACAGTGGTACATCCCAGCAATAGTCGTCCACGAGTATGTATGGGTGCTGAAATCGCTCGGAATCTCTCCAGACGACGTCCTCTACAAGGTGGAGGAGATACTGAACCACCACAAATTCAGATTGCTTGAAAGCACGGAATACGACATTCTCTCTGCATTGAATGTGGTGGTCAGGGAGAATCTGAGTCTGTCAAGATACAATGACAAGGTGATTCTCTCAGCAGCAATCAGAAACAGAATGGGCATTGCCACGTTTGACGAGAAGCTGAGAAAACAGGCCCTCTTTTTAGGTGTGGATGTTCTGCCTTGA
- the purQ gene encoding phosphoribosylformylglycinamidine synthase subunit PurQ, producing the protein MDREEIRVAVLRIEGTNCEDETVSAFRALGVEAEAIHLKQFYSDMIRDDEARNIWDYSAVVFPGGFSAGDYVRAGAIFSARIKSKLRHDLELFIKEGYAVLGICNGFQILVELGALPGFDEDRPVADKPQMALAINDSSRFECRQSYLKHENSGNCIFTKLYRKNEVVVFPVAHAEGKVTFPVGREEEYLQRLEENDQIVFRYVDGAGNYAGYPWNPNGSFSNIAGICNVKGNVFGLMPHPERVIHPWQHSDWARRQRNEGDGLRVFKSVIEYLERL; encoded by the coding sequence ATGGACAGGGAGGAGATAAGAGTTGCAGTGCTGAGAATCGAGGGGACGAACTGTGAGGACGAGACGGTCAGCGCATTCAGGGCACTGGGGGTTGAAGCTGAGGCGATCCATCTCAAGCAGTTTTACAGCGACATGATAAGAGATGACGAGGCGAGGAATATATGGGACTACTCTGCAGTGGTTTTTCCGGGCGGATTTTCAGCGGGAGATTATGTTCGAGCCGGGGCGATTTTCTCTGCAAGGATTAAAAGCAAGCTGAGACACGATCTTGAACTTTTCATAAAGGAGGGCTATGCTGTCCTCGGTATATGCAATGGATTTCAGATACTGGTAGAGCTTGGCGCACTCCCAGGTTTTGACGAGGACAGGCCGGTGGCAGATAAGCCCCAAATGGCCCTTGCGATAAACGATTCGAGCAGGTTTGAGTGCAGGCAGAGCTACCTGAAACATGAAAATTCCGGAAATTGTATTTTCACGAAGCTTTACCGCAAAAACGAGGTCGTTGTGTTCCCTGTTGCTCATGCCGAGGGCAAGGTTACGTTCCCTGTCGGAAGGGAGGAAGAATATCTCCAGCGGCTTGAGGAGAATGATCAGATCGTCTTCAGATATGTGGATGGTGCAGGAAATTACGCCGGCTATCCCTGGAATCCCAACGGGAGCTTTTCGAACATCGCCGGAATATGCAACGTTAAGGGCAACGTTTTCGGATTGATGCCCCATCCCGAGAGGGTGATTCATCCCTGGCAGCACTCTGACTGGGCAAGAAGGCAGAGGAACGAGGGGGATGGGCTAAGGGTTTTCAAGAGCGTCATTGAATACCTTGAGAGGCTCTAA
- a CDS encoding HEPN domain-containing protein has protein sequence MREVFLEVAREAFKMGYTRPSSFHAHQSVERLLKAFLHCTG, from the coding sequence ATCAGAGAAGTTTTTCTCGAAGTGGCAAGAGAAGCTTTTAAAATGGGATACACGAGACCTTCGAGTTTTCACGCTCATCAGTCAGTGGAGAGGCTTCTAAAGGCGTTTCTGCATTGCACGGGATGA
- a CDS encoding nucleotidyltransferase family protein produces MEKELKVIKEVILEIAEEHGIEVEKVVLFGSRARGDFKEDSDWDILIVTNERLDKNAKSKFILEVRREIVWKLEVPVDVIVVDSNKYGEYEQVYGSVIGQAASEGITV; encoded by the coding sequence ATGGAAAAGGAGCTGAAGGTAATTAAAGAGGTTATTCTCGAAATTGCTGAAGAACATGGAATTGAGGTAGAGAAGGTTGTTTTATTCGGCTCAAGGGCGAGGGGAGACTTCAAAGAAGATTCAGACTGGGATATCTTGATTGTGACAAACGAAAGGCTTGACAAAAATGCGAAGAGTAAATTCATACTCGAGGTTAGGAGAGAGATCGTGTGGAAGCTGGAGGTTCCCGTTGATGTTATTGTGGTTGACAGTAATAAGTACGGCGAGTACGAGCAGGTTTACGGTTCGGTGATCGGACAAGCAGCAAGCGAAGGGATTACGGTATGA
- the mptA gene encoding GTP cyclohydrolase MptA — MLPDVQLSKPEIELGLSRVGAKGIRKLVQVKREGKRPVILIATFEVFVDLPSTRKGVNLSRNFEAVDEVIENLTRNPVENIEELNERIVDELLKRHEYATKAEVLMEAEYILRKRTPASNQKTQEVVRIYSEAVKRRNGSKKLFVGAEVYGITVCPCAQELVRAYTAEQLEKAGFTAHQITEIMKIIPFASHNQRGRGFVKVEVREDFRPRIEEIIEVAKSGMSHEIYEILKRSDELEVVKEAHFNPRFVEDAVRLMAKKAVEKFSDAPDDAILYFRQINEESIHQHDVVAERYATMGELRNEIG; from the coding sequence ATGCTCCCGGATGTCCAGCTCTCAAAACCCGAAATTGAACTTGGCCTCAGCAGAGTGGGAGCCAAGGGCATAAGAAAGCTCGTGCAGGTGAAGAGAGAAGGCAAAAGACCCGTAATCCTGATAGCCACTTTTGAGGTGTTCGTTGACCTGCCGTCTACGAGGAAGGGGGTCAATTTGAGCAGAAATTTTGAGGCTGTCGATGAGGTCATCGAGAACCTCACACGAAATCCTGTTGAGAACATAGAAGAACTCAATGAGAGGATCGTGGACGAGCTGCTCAAGAGACATGAGTATGCAACAAAAGCGGAGGTCCTGATGGAGGCAGAATACATACTGAGGAAGCGAACTCCTGCCTCAAATCAGAAAACTCAGGAGGTGGTGAGGATATACAGCGAGGCAGTTAAGCGGAGGAATGGAAGTAAAAAGCTGTTCGTGGGGGCAGAAGTTTACGGCATCACGGTCTGTCCGTGTGCTCAGGAGCTTGTGAGAGCCTACACAGCAGAGCAGCTCGAGAAAGCAGGCTTCACAGCACACCAGATAACTGAAATCATGAAAATAATCCCGTTCGCTTCCCACAACCAGCGCGGACGGGGTTTTGTCAAGGTGGAAGTAAGGGAGGACTTCAGACCCAGGATCGAGGAAATAATAGAGGTGGCAAAATCCGGAATGAGTCACGAAATTTACGAAATCCTCAAGAGGAGTGACGAGCTTGAAGTGGTAAAGGAAGCCCACTTCAACCCCCGATTTGTTGAGGACGCTGTTAGACTCATGGCGAAAAAAGCGGTTGAAAAGTTTTCGGATGCTCCGGATGATGCCATCCTTTATTTCCGGCAGATAAACGAGGAGAGCATCCATCAGCACGATGTTGTTGCTGAACGTTACGCAACCATGGGAGAGCTGAGGAATGAAATTGGCTGA
- a CDS encoding type II toxin-antitoxin system RelE family toxin — protein sequence MTYHVKIYRQVEKVLRNLPKAHYRKFLEFIGILEYEPVPVKNFDITKLEGTGNLDIYRVRLGDYRVIYSVNWRDKVIKILKLKPRGKVYK from the coding sequence ATGACGTATCATGTTAAGATTTATCGACAGGTTGAAAAGGTCCTCAGGAATTTGCCCAAAGCGCACTACCGTAAGTTTCTGGAATTTATTGGTATTCTGGAGTACGAACCTGTCCCAGTAAAGAATTTTGACATAACCAAGCTTGAGGGGACAGGCAATCTGGACATTTATCGTGTTCGTCTGGGTGATTACAGAGTGATTTACTCAGTGAATTGGAGAGACAAAGTCATAAAGATTCTAAAGCTCAAACCGAGAGGTAAAGTCTACAAATGA
- a CDS encoding DUF362 domain-containing protein gives MILVRRVDGYDKAERFVREAFELFEPEFEHEVLLKPNFLKFSDPSKGCITHPDVVKAVAGYLSGRGHDVIIAEGGFYREDADRCFDSFGLRDCWKCVNVNTQKLVKLDVGGKALKTVEAGEIALKAMRSPFVSLPKMKVHTLATVTLGIKNNMGFLKKPASYMHVKINQKLVDLLKILKPAFVIADGVIGGANSEMNTEPVNHGVMVAGDNVIEVDAVCAYLMGFEPEKIGHIRKAAEEFGVDLKNMEVQGDDIESLRVNYKRNFLGRIAGHLAW, from the coding sequence ATGATACTTGTCAGGAGAGTGGATGGCTATGACAAAGCTGAAAGGTTCGTCAGAGAGGCCTTTGAACTCTTTGAACCAGAGTTTGAGCATGAGGTTCTGCTCAAGCCGAACTTTCTGAAGTTCAGTGATCCATCTAAGGGATGCATAACTCATCCCGATGTCGTTAAGGCTGTTGCAGGGTATTTGAGTGGCCGCGGACACGATGTGATTATAGCTGAGGGAGGATTTTACAGGGAGGATGCGGATAGGTGCTTCGATTCTTTCGGTCTGAGGGATTGCTGGAAGTGTGTAAACGTAAACACGCAGAAGCTCGTAAAGCTTGATGTGGGTGGGAAGGCTCTCAAAACAGTTGAAGCTGGAGAGATTGCTTTAAAGGCCATGAGATCGCCGTTTGTGAGCCTCCCCAAAATGAAGGTTCACACTCTTGCAACCGTAACCCTTGGAATAAAAAACAATATGGGCTTTTTGAAGAAACCCGCCTCGTACATGCACGTAAAAATAAATCAGAAGCTGGTGGATTTGCTGAAAATTCTCAAACCGGCGTTTGTAATCGCTGATGGTGTCATAGGTGGTGCTAACAGCGAGATGAACACCGAGCCTGTAAATCACGGCGTTATGGTTGCAGGAGACAATGTCATTGAAGTTGATGCTGTATGTGCATACCTCATGGGCTTCGAGCCGGAGAAGATTGGCCATATAAGAAAAGCGGCAGAGGAATTTGGAGTTGACCTGAAAAATATGGAAGTTCAGGGGGACGATATTGAGAGTCTCAGGGTGAACTATAAAAGGAACTTTCTGGGACGGATAGCGGGGCATTTGGCGTGGTGA
- a CDS encoding molybdenum cofactor synthesis domain-containing protein has translation MRRLIEAEEAKRILSQVRIGYDVEELSILDAVGKVAAENVFSPINLPPFSRSLRDGYAVMSEDVFNATELNPVKLEVVGRINAGEDKRLRIEHGKAVEVATGAVMPENADSVVMVENTFQEGNTVFVKKAVSPKENVMLEGADIQQGELLLREGEVIDGIRAGLLAGVGIGTVRVKSMRIGIISTGDELVEPGKPLSPGKIYDVNSYTLYSEVRNLGAEPVLFGIVGDSMDELESSLTAAAEKCHAIVTSGSTSAGKGDLLYRIAESRGEMVFHGVRVKPGKPFFYAEFEGRPLFGLPGFPTSCLTIFREFVSDVIARNLGYQLKPKTLRGFVARRIYSEGRRELLPVFVAGNRIFPVEKGSGAITSLSEATAYLEIEEGEEIIEKGSEREVKIFGEVYDYVFGGLDVMDLIEVEGRVKRAYVKPELAALEFARKNFDAVFLRGDSFSVEYGFAGRDGKVGAVSGYGMEADFMARNHVQLINLLKAGAVDGAYLLKPFADKHGIEIEIVGEVGLGFRAIEELEEPIRRQIDLLTK, from the coding sequence ATGAGGCGGCTGATTGAGGCGGAGGAGGCAAAGAGAATCCTTTCGCAGGTCAGAATAGGTTACGATGTCGAGGAGCTTTCAATACTGGATGCGGTTGGGAAAGTGGCTGCCGAGAACGTGTTTTCCCCCATAAACCTCCCGCCTTTCAGCAGATCCCTGAGGGATGGTTATGCAGTCATGAGCGAGGATGTTTTCAATGCAACTGAACTGAACCCTGTAAAACTCGAAGTAGTGGGCAGGATCAATGCCGGTGAGGACAAAAGGTTAAGGATAGAGCATGGTAAGGCCGTGGAGGTTGCCACCGGGGCAGTTATGCCCGAAAATGCTGATTCGGTCGTGATGGTGGAGAACACGTTTCAGGAGGGAAACACGGTTTTCGTAAAAAAAGCCGTCTCTCCCAAGGAGAACGTCATGCTTGAGGGGGCAGACATCCAGCAGGGAGAACTTCTGCTGCGGGAGGGGGAGGTCATTGATGGAATCAGGGCAGGATTGCTTGCAGGTGTTGGGATTGGGACTGTGAGAGTAAAGAGCATGAGAATCGGAATAATATCGACGGGAGATGAGCTTGTAGAACCTGGAAAACCTCTTTCTCCGGGAAAAATTTACGACGTGAACAGCTACACTCTCTACAGTGAGGTTAGGAATCTGGGAGCCGAGCCTGTTCTTTTCGGGATTGTGGGGGATTCAATGGATGAGCTTGAAAGTTCTTTAACAGCCGCCGCTGAAAAATGCCATGCGATAGTCACATCCGGCTCTACCTCAGCCGGAAAGGGTGATCTGCTTTACAGGATTGCGGAAAGCCGGGGTGAGATGGTCTTTCACGGTGTGAGGGTTAAGCCGGGCAAGCCTTTTTTCTATGCTGAATTCGAGGGCAGACCTTTATTTGGCCTGCCGGGATTCCCTACCTCGTGCCTGACAATCTTCAGGGAGTTCGTGTCGGATGTTATAGCCAGAAATCTTGGCTACCAGCTTAAGCCGAAAACGCTGCGGGGGTTTGTGGCCAGGAGGATCTACTCCGAGGGTAGGAGAGAGCTCTTACCTGTTTTTGTCGCAGGAAACAGAATTTTCCCTGTGGAGAAAGGTTCGGGAGCGATAACATCTCTTAGCGAAGCGACGGCCTATCTTGAGATTGAGGAGGGTGAGGAAATCATTGAAAAAGGTTCGGAGAGGGAGGTAAAGATTTTTGGAGAAGTCTATGACTATGTTTTCGGCGGACTGGATGTGATGGATCTGATTGAGGTTGAGGGCAGGGTTAAAAGAGCTTACGTGAAGCCAGAGCTTGCCGCACTCGAATTTGCAAGGAAGAATTTTGATGCCGTCTTTCTCAGAGGTGATAGTTTTTCGGTTGAGTATGGTTTTGCGGGCAGAGATGGTAAGGTGGGGGCGGTGTCGGGCTATGGAATGGAGGCCGATTTCATGGCGAGAAACCATGTGCAGCTCATCAATCTGCTGAAAGCGGGAGCTGTGGATGGGGCATACCTTCTGAAGCCCTTTGCGGATAAGCACGGCATTGAGATTGAAATCGTTGGAGAAGTGGGTCTGGGGTTCAGGGCAATAGAGGAGCTGGAAGAACCGATAAGGCGTCAGATCGACCTTCTCACGAAATAA
- a CDS encoding phospholipase D-like domain-containing protein, translated as MKLAEFAAAILLFLMIFKTSACEILEVLPNPYGDDGREYVKVECSQNCTLTDHESTFNLSKGVHYIANNKTAFRQYYGFEPDFDGIRLSNSGEEVVLLCDSKAISFDWSEEYRDPGVVYFKTENGWDFRYEDWSSFKPESDFVKGRIIITPAKYVLEGEGIVASYTVTRDSFRGDFEFIVDASPVGGLPSEEIALAKKYRFHFLEGSYRNFHYKFAVVGNRTVITTENWKWDNRGIIVELYSSKFSRFLEKVFRNDLKYETKPGRVSDVEGDYSEGKGKELQFEGYVELHVLPDSNPVFDFIESSEGFLYIAVPYIDFEWFSDESPLLNAIINASEKHEVRVMLNDYDRNREVVEFLNSIPNVSARIVRSPEFDELHGKYLITEGKVLVTSANFNKYGLKLNREIAVVIESQDVSEFMKEVFEGDWERRAEISPIVSLSLLGFTFLIAFYFVRRSI; from the coding sequence ATGAAATTGGCTGAGTTTGCAGCAGCCATACTCCTTTTTCTGATGATTTTCAAAACCTCAGCCTGTGAAATTCTCGAAGTGCTGCCCAATCCATACGGAGATGACGGCAGGGAATACGTCAAGGTTGAGTGCAGCCAAAACTGTACGCTGACAGACCACGAAAGCACATTCAACCTGAGCAAAGGTGTTCACTACATCGCAAACAACAAAACCGCATTCAGGCAGTATTACGGATTTGAGCCTGATTTTGATGGTATCAGGCTCTCCAACAGCGGTGAGGAGGTTGTGCTGCTCTGTGACAGCAAGGCCATAAGTTTCGACTGGAGTGAAGAATACAGAGACCCCGGAGTGGTCTATTTCAAAACAGAGAATGGATGGGACTTCAGATACGAGGACTGGAGCAGCTTTAAACCTGAATCGGATTTTGTCAAGGGCAGGATAATCATAACCCCGGCAAAATACGTTCTGGAGGGAGAGGGAATTGTTGCATCGTACACCGTAACCAGAGACAGCTTCAGAGGTGATTTTGAGTTCATCGTCGATGCGAGTCCTGTCGGGGGCCTGCCATCAGAGGAAATTGCACTTGCGAAAAAATACCGCTTCCACTTCCTCGAGGGGTCTTACAGGAACTTTCATTACAAGTTTGCTGTTGTGGGGAACAGGACAGTAATAACCACAGAAAACTGGAAGTGGGACAACAGAGGAATTATCGTTGAGCTTTACAGTTCAAAGTTTTCAAGATTCCTTGAAAAAGTTTTCAGAAACGACCTCAAATACGAAACAAAACCCGGAAGGGTATCTGACGTGGAAGGAGATTACAGCGAGGGAAAAGGGAAAGAGCTGCAGTTTGAGGGTTATGTCGAGCTTCACGTCCTCCCCGATTCCAATCCGGTCTTCGATTTCATAGAGAGTTCTGAAGGCTTCCTTTACATCGCCGTCCCGTACATCGATTTTGAATGGTTTTCAGACGAATCGCCACTTCTGAACGCCATCATCAATGCATCGGAAAAGCACGAGGTCAGGGTGATGCTGAACGATTACGATAGAAACAGAGAGGTTGTAGAGTTTCTGAACAGCATTCCGAACGTTTCAGCCAGAATCGTGAGGTCTCCGGAATTCGATGAGCTTCATGGCAAGTATCTGATTACCGAAGGGAAGGTCCTCGTAACTTCCGCAAATTTCAACAAATACGGGTTGAAGCTCAACAGGGAAATTGCGGTGGTGATAGAAAGCCAGGATGTGAGTGAATTCATGAAAGAAGTTTTTGAGGGTGACTGGGAAAGAAGGGCTGAGATCAGCCCCATAGTATCGCTCTCGCTACTTGGCTTCACATTCCTGATTGCGTTTTATTTCGTGAGAAGGTCGATCTGA
- a CDS encoding type IV pilin, translating into MKLFRDEKGVSPVIGVILMVAITVILAAVIASFVFGLGSKAPKSAPQASLVASADADATINNQEVDYVLIDHQGGENIPWKDIKIILESGSNKISLSNDGVSGSVSGVTITQLVTTENQVANKTAFWITDEIGTANEFWEPGEKLKIGLGDNSSAGFDFFKSGETVTIKILHTPSNQLILSTQVPAQ; encoded by the coding sequence ATGAAACTGTTTAGGGACGAGAAGGGTGTATCGCCTGTTATAGGCGTAATTTTAATGGTGGCAATAACGGTTATACTGGCGGCAGTGATTGCGAGCTTTGTGTTCGGACTGGGAAGCAAGGCACCAAAGAGTGCTCCGCAGGCGAGTTTGGTTGCTAGTGCAGATGCGGATGCTACTATAAATAATCAAGAAGTAGATTATGTTCTGATAGATCATCAAGGTGGAGAAAATATTCCGTGGAAAGATATTAAAATTATTCTGGAAAGCGGATCTAACAAAATCAGTTTATCTAATGATGGCGTGTCTGGTAGTGTTAGTGGCGTGACAATCACACAGTTAGTCACTACCGAAAATCAGGTTGCAAATAAAACTGCATTCTGGATAACAGATGAAATAGGTACTGCTAATGAGTTTTGGGAGCCTGGTGAAAAGCTTAAAATCGGTCTTGGAGATAATTCTTCTGCAGGATTCGACTTTTTCAAGTCTGGCGAGACAGTAACCATCAAAATACTCCACACGCCAAGCAACCAGCTTATCCTAAGCACACAGGTGCCAGCACAGTAA